In Carya illinoinensis cultivar Pawnee chromosome 7, C.illinoinensisPawnee_v1, whole genome shotgun sequence, the following are encoded in one genomic region:
- the LOC122317432 gene encoding uncharacterized protein LOC122317432 has translation MALEVYWYDFVCFGIVGVAFCGALWVLWRKEGGSKNDDNTVYESLLLARPGTDVYVSALPKGHVSTSQLWTSCWRGMHPRWLLATRFLSFLIMAGFLAWDVVEWDATIFVYYTEWTFALVMVYFALGTIISAYGCWLSSQPPPSENGASADFLRRDLEESRTTNSNIYREREIKATIKLQSHYTEEEIQQRAGCWGYLMQTAYQTCGGAVILTDIVFWGVIVPFLSNAHLGLNLLMGCMHTMNAVFLLVDTSLNSLPFPWFRLSYFVIWSCLYVIFQWVIHACGFTWWPYPFLELSTPWAPLWYFCMAVVHIPCYGMYALIIKAKNSILPRFFPHAFIRSR, from the exons ATGGCACTAGAAGTATACTggtatgattttgtttgttttggcaTTGTTGGAGTTGCCTTCTGTGGCGCCTTGTGGGTGCTATGGAGGAAGGAAGGTGGCTCAAAAAACGATGATAACACCGTATATGAGAGCCTTCTGCTTGCTAGACCTGGCACTGATGTCTATGTGAGTGCTCTGCCAAAGGGTCATGTGAGCACCTCCCAGCTATGGACCAGTTGCTGGCGAGGGATGCACCCCAGATGGCTCTTGGCGACGCGATTCCTATCCTTTCTGATCATGGCTGGGTTTCTGGCATGGGATGTTGTGGAATGGGATGCAACCATCTTTGTTTACTATACTGA GTGGACATTTGCATTAGTTATGGTCTACTTTGCA CTTGGTACCATTATATCTGCATATGGATGTTGGCTATCCTCACAACCACCTCCTTCCGAAAATGGGGCGAGCGCTGACTTTTTGAGAAGGGATTTGGAAGAGAGTAGAACAACAAACTCTAATATTTACAGGGAAAGAGAGATTAAGGCTACCATCAAGCTGCAAAGCCACTATACTGAAGAGGAGATTCAGCAAAGAGCAGGATGTTGGGGATATTTAATGCAAACAGCATATCAG ACTTGTGGAGGTGCTGTTATACTTACAGACATTGTATTTTGGGGTGTAATTGTCCCCTTTTTATCAAATGCACATCTTGGCTTAAACCTG TTGATGGGTTGCATGCATACTATGAATGCTGTTTTTCTTCTTGTGGATACCTCACTTAATAGCCTT CCATTTCCTTGGTTCCGGCTTTCATATTTTGTGATCTGGAGCTGCCTGTATGTGATTTTCCAATGGGTGATTCACGCCTGTGGTTTTACATG GTGGCCATATCCTTTCCTCGAGCTGAGCACACCCTGGGCTCCTTTATG GTATTTTTGCATGGCTGTTGTTCACATCCCCTGTTATGGGATGTATGCACTGATCATCAAAGCCAAAAATTCAATCCTCCCCAGATTTTTCCCCCATGCTTTTATTAGGTCACGTTAG
- the LOC122317217 gene encoding uncharacterized protein LOC122317217 isoform X1: MSISDGDEGFSYWVRWQVPVCALVIGGPAFFAVKFVRKLKAEPLHYNDLWTPCWRNLNPLWLLIFRAFAFVCLAWVLYEIVSVAGAFAFYFYTQWTLALVMVYFVLGTVVSAYGCWFSFKKLPSSKVKGTANLKSRYAQEEIQGKLRFWGYLMQTVYQTCAGAVILTDVVFWCLLVPFLLGEQFSLTLLIGCLHSLNAIFLLLDTALNNLCLFFQPFSWFGFAYFVIWSCLYVAFQWILHACGFTWWPYPFLELRTPWAPLWYFSLALVHIPCYGIYALIFKMKNSVLPVLFPRAFIARSHN, encoded by the exons ATGTCTATCTCGGACGGCGACGAAGGTTTCAGTTACTGGGTTCGATGGCAAGTGCCAGTTTGTGCTCTGGTCATCGGGGGTCCAGCTTTCTTTGCGGTGAAGTTCGTCAGAAAGTTGAAAGCTGAGCCTCTTCACtacaatgacttgtggactccGTGCTGGAGAAACCTCAATCCTCTTTGGCTTCTTATCTTTAGAGCTTTCGCTTTCGTTTGCCTCGCTTGGGTACTATACGAAATCGTTTCGGTGGCCGGAGCTTTTGCCTTCTATTTCTACACCCA GTGGACTTTGGCATTAGTTATGGTCTATTTCGTG CTGGGAACCGTTGTATCTGCATATGGATGCTGGTTTTCCTTCAAGAAACTTCCTTCCTCAAAAGTTAAGGGTACAGCGAACTTGAAAAGTCGCTATGCTCAAGAGGAGATACAGGGGAAATTGAGATTTTGGGGTTATCTTATGCAAACTGTATATCAG ACTTGTGCAGGTGCTGTTATTTTAACAGATGTCGTATTTTGGTGTCTTCTTGTGCCATTTTTATTGGGTGAGCAGTTCAGCCTAACGCTG TTGATAGGTTGCTTGCATAGTTTGAAtgccatttttcttcttctggaTACAGCTCTCAATAACCTT TGTTTGTTTTTTCAGccattttcttggtttgggTTTGCATATTTTGTGATCTGGAGCTGCCTCTATGTTGCTTTCCAGTGGATCCTTCACGCTTGTGGTTTTACATG GTGGCCATATCCTTTTCTTGAGCTTCGTACACCATGGGCTCCTTTATG GTATTTTTCCTTGGCTCTGGTTCACATCCCTTGCTATGGGATATATGCActgatttttaaaatgaaaaattcagtTCTCCCTGTACTGTTTCCTCGTGCTTTTATCGCAAGGTCACATAATTAG
- the LOC122315327 gene encoding short-chain dehydrogenase reductase 3b-like, which produces MSTKPRLEGKVALITGAASGIGEEAVRLFAENGAFVVAADVQDELGNQVAASIGQDRVSYRHCDVRDEKQVEETVSYTLEKYGSLDVLFSNAGIIGPKTGILELDINGFDDTMATNVRGVAATIKHAARAMVGKNTRGSIICTTSVAASLGGAGPHAYTVSKHALVGLVRAACSELGASGIRVNCISPFGIATPLSCMAYNLQPDEVEANSCAAANLKGIVLKARHVAEAALFLASDESTYISGHNLSVDGGFTVVNQRFSAI; this is translated from the exons ATGTCAACTAAGCCAAG GTTGGAGGGCAAGGTTGCCCTCATCACAGGTGCAGCAAGTGGAATTGGCGAGGAGGCTGTCAGATTATTCGCCGAGAATGGTGCTTTTGTCGTTGCTGCTGATGTTCAAGACGAACTGGGCAATCAAGTTGCAGCATCAATAGGTCAAGACAGAGTGAGTTACCGCCATTGCGATGTAAGAGACGAGAAGCAAGTTGAGGAAACAGTGAGTTACACATTGGAAAAATATGGCAGCCTGGATGTCTTGTTCAGCAACGCTGGAATTATAGGCCCTAAAACTGGCATCCTGGAGCTTGACATCAATGGCTTCGACGACACCATGGCCACAAACGTTCGTGGAGTGGCTGCAACAATCAAGCACGCAGCTCGTGCCATGGTGGGCAAAAACACACGCGGATCCATCATATGCACCACGAGCGTGGCGGCCTCGCTCGGGGGTGCCGGCCCGCATGCATATACAGTATCGAAACATGCCCTCGTTGGTCTTGTCCGGGCGGCCTGCAGCGAGCTTGGGGCTTCAGGGATCAGAGTCAACTGCATTTCCCCGTTTGGAATTGCTACACCTCTTTCGTGTATGGCTTACAATCTGCAGCCAGATGAGGTAGAAGCCAACAGCTGTGCCGCAGCAAACTTGAAGGGCATTGTTTTGAAGGCAAGGCACGTTGCTGAGGCTGCTTTGTTTCTTGCTTCTGATGAATCTACTTACATCAGTGGCCACAACTTGAGCGTGGATGGAGGATTCACCGTGGTTAATCAACGTTTTTCAGCAATCTAA
- the LOC122317217 gene encoding protein rolling stone-like isoform X2 produces MSISDGDEGFSYWVRWQVPVCALVIGGPAFFAVKFVRKLKAEPLHYNDLWTPCWRNLNPLWLLIFRAFAFVCLAWVLYEIVSVAGAFAFYFYTQWTLALVMVYFVLGTVVSAYGCWFSFKKLPSSKVKGTANLKSRYAQEEIQGKLRFWGYLMQTVYQTCAGAVILTDVVFWCLLVPFLLGEQFSLTLLIGCLHSLNAIFLLLDTALNNLPFSWFGFAYFVIWSCLYVAFQWILHACGFTWWPYPFLELRTPWAPLWYFSLALVHIPCYGIYALIFKMKNSVLPVLFPRAFIARSHN; encoded by the exons ATGTCTATCTCGGACGGCGACGAAGGTTTCAGTTACTGGGTTCGATGGCAAGTGCCAGTTTGTGCTCTGGTCATCGGGGGTCCAGCTTTCTTTGCGGTGAAGTTCGTCAGAAAGTTGAAAGCTGAGCCTCTTCACtacaatgacttgtggactccGTGCTGGAGAAACCTCAATCCTCTTTGGCTTCTTATCTTTAGAGCTTTCGCTTTCGTTTGCCTCGCTTGGGTACTATACGAAATCGTTTCGGTGGCCGGAGCTTTTGCCTTCTATTTCTACACCCA GTGGACTTTGGCATTAGTTATGGTCTATTTCGTG CTGGGAACCGTTGTATCTGCATATGGATGCTGGTTTTCCTTCAAGAAACTTCCTTCCTCAAAAGTTAAGGGTACAGCGAACTTGAAAAGTCGCTATGCTCAAGAGGAGATACAGGGGAAATTGAGATTTTGGGGTTATCTTATGCAAACTGTATATCAG ACTTGTGCAGGTGCTGTTATTTTAACAGATGTCGTATTTTGGTGTCTTCTTGTGCCATTTTTATTGGGTGAGCAGTTCAGCCTAACGCTG TTGATAGGTTGCTTGCATAGTTTGAAtgccatttttcttcttctggaTACAGCTCTCAATAACCTT ccattttcttggtttgggTTTGCATATTTTGTGATCTGGAGCTGCCTCTATGTTGCTTTCCAGTGGATCCTTCACGCTTGTGGTTTTACATG GTGGCCATATCCTTTTCTTGAGCTTCGTACACCATGGGCTCCTTTATG GTATTTTTCCTTGGCTCTGGTTCACATCCCTTGCTATGGGATATATGCActgatttttaaaatgaaaaattcagtTCTCCCTGTACTGTTTCCTCGTGCTTTTATCGCAAGGTCACATAATTAG